The proteins below come from a single Mya arenaria isolate MELC-2E11 chromosome 8, ASM2691426v1 genomic window:
- the LOC128243890 gene encoding small conductance calcium-activated potassium channel protein 2-like isoform X5, which translates to MSKSDESHKMSGSTVIEDPGIPLVNKINGKYNRYMETDDSISSPDSNAPEAGNMSATFGVSNRFDNIGYKLARRKQLINRRRMIVNVEFAMAMLGIMLMLLETEFFIRGVFTKSDAGSIILKTGISISTFALLVAIMFYHITGIQIQMTDNSWEDWRLAMNFPMTYLKILTELVVCLIHPIPGNTTVPAYGVDGQYRMVSLDAIFSILMLGRLYIVGKFTVVHHRLLTDTSTQSLGALNKVKINTAFVFKALMSTIPGTMLISLMLAILFIDSWALRTCEIYYHPGSPESSYLNSMWLTTITFLTIGYGDIYPSTYCGRFVSVITGLMGVGTTALLVAVLAQKLEQTRPEKYVHNFVSRVQLDKVRKNAASDVIKYALTLWRMKRRGIGTGMKRNRVYGKLLQSIYIMREAKNEKQSIGESSVGVVEIAKSVNDVFEIVEQMQGEQTTFQSKVIDMEEKIRKMDEKLDLLISMNK; encoded by the coding sequence CACAAGATGAGCGGCAGCACAGTTATTGAGGATCCGGGGATCCCATTGGTTAACAAGATCAACGGGAAGTACAACCGTTACATGGAAACGGATGATAGCATCTCGTCTCCCGACAGCAATGCGCCGGAAGCTGGCAATATGTCCGCGACCTTTGGGGTCAGCAACCGCTTTGACAACATCGGCTACAAACTTGCACGTCGTAAGCAGCTGATCAACCGTCGCCGTATGATCGTTAACGTCGAGTTTGCAATGGCCATGCTTGGGATCATGTTAATGTTACTGGAGACTGAGTTCTTTATACGAGGAGTGTTCACAAAGTCCGATGCAGGttctatcattttaaaaacaggaATATCAATTTCTACTTTCGCTCTTCTCGTTGCCATAATGTTCTACCATATCACGGGAATTCAAATACAAATGACAGACAACAGTTGGGAAGATTGGCGACTGGCAATGAATTTTCCAATGACGTATCTTAAAATTCTTACAGAGCTCGTCGTATGCTTGATTCATCCAATTCCAGGCAATACCACAGTACCGGCTTATGGCGTAGATGGTCAATATCGCATGGTGTCCCTCGATGCTATATTCTCAATCCTTATGTTAGGTCGTTTATACATTGTTGGCAAATTCACCGTCGTCCATCACCGTTTATTGACTGACACGTCTACGCAAAGTCTTGGAGcactgaataaagtaaaaatcaaCACGGCGTTCGTGTTCAAAGCGCTTATGTCAACCATTCCAGGAACCATGCTTATTTCTCTGATGTTGGCAATTTTGTTCATAGACAGTTGGGCGTTACGTACTTGCGAAATCTATTACCATCCCGGGTCCCCCGAGAGTAGCTATTTAAACTCAATGTGGCTCACTACTATAACATTCCTTACCATTGGCTATGGAGACATATATCCCAGCACGTATTGCGGACGGTTTGTTTCCGTTATAACTGGACTCATGGGCGTTGGAACAACGGCCTTGCTTGTTGCAGTCCTAGCGCAAAAGCTTGAACAAACACGACCAGAAAAGTATGTGCATAACTTTGTGTCACGTGTTCAGCTGGATAAAGTCAGAAAGAACGCTGCCTCTGACGTCATAAAATACGCTCTTACGCTGTGGCGAATGAAGCGGCGTGGGATTGGAACGGGCATGAAGCGCAATCGTGTGTATGGAAAACTTTTACAATCCATTTATATAATGAGAGAGGCCAAAAATGAGAAACAGTCAATCGGAGAAAGTTCGGTTGGAGTTGTTGAAATCGCTAAATCtgtaaatgatgtttttgaaatcGTTGAACAAATGCAAGGCGAACAGACGACATTTCAGTCTAAAGTGATAGATATGGAAGAAAAGATACGTAAAATGGACGAAAAACTGGATTTGTTGATATCGATGAACAAATGA
- the LOC128243890 gene encoding small conductance calcium-activated potassium channel protein 2-like isoform X7, with the protein MHKMSGSTVIEDPGIPLVNKINGKYNRYMETDDSISSPDSNAPEAGNMSATFGVSNRFDNIGYKLARRKQLINRRRMIVNVEFAMAMLGIMLMLLETEFFIRGVFTKSDAGSIILKTGISISTFALLVAIMFYHITGIQIQMTDNSWEDWRLAMNFPMTYLKILTELVVCLIHPIPGNTTVPAYGVDGQYRMVSLDAIFSILMLGRLYIVGKFTVVHHRLLTDTSTQSLGALNKVKINTAFVFKALMSTIPGTMLISLMLAILFIDSWALRTCEIYYHPGSPESSYLNSMWLTTITFLTIGYGDIYPSTYCGRFVSVITGLMGVGTTALLVAVLAQKLEQTRPEKYVHNFVSRVQLDKVRKNAASDVIKYALTLWRMKRRGIGTGMKRNRVYGKLLQSIYIMREAKNEKQSIGESSVGVVEIAKSVNDVFEIVEQMQGEQTTFQSKVIDMEEKIRKMDEKLDLLISMNK; encoded by the coding sequence CACAAGATGAGCGGCAGCACAGTTATTGAGGATCCGGGGATCCCATTGGTTAACAAGATCAACGGGAAGTACAACCGTTACATGGAAACGGATGATAGCATCTCGTCTCCCGACAGCAATGCGCCGGAAGCTGGCAATATGTCCGCGACCTTTGGGGTCAGCAACCGCTTTGACAACATCGGCTACAAACTTGCACGTCGTAAGCAGCTGATCAACCGTCGCCGTATGATCGTTAACGTCGAGTTTGCAATGGCCATGCTTGGGATCATGTTAATGTTACTGGAGACTGAGTTCTTTATACGAGGAGTGTTCACAAAGTCCGATGCAGGttctatcattttaaaaacaggaATATCAATTTCTACTTTCGCTCTTCTCGTTGCCATAATGTTCTACCATATCACGGGAATTCAAATACAAATGACAGACAACAGTTGGGAAGATTGGCGACTGGCAATGAATTTTCCAATGACGTATCTTAAAATTCTTACAGAGCTCGTCGTATGCTTGATTCATCCAATTCCAGGCAATACCACAGTACCGGCTTATGGCGTAGATGGTCAATATCGCATGGTGTCCCTCGATGCTATATTCTCAATCCTTATGTTAGGTCGTTTATACATTGTTGGCAAATTCACCGTCGTCCATCACCGTTTATTGACTGACACGTCTACGCAAAGTCTTGGAGcactgaataaagtaaaaatcaaCACGGCGTTCGTGTTCAAAGCGCTTATGTCAACCATTCCAGGAACCATGCTTATTTCTCTGATGTTGGCAATTTTGTTCATAGACAGTTGGGCGTTACGTACTTGCGAAATCTATTACCATCCCGGGTCCCCCGAGAGTAGCTATTTAAACTCAATGTGGCTCACTACTATAACATTCCTTACCATTGGCTATGGAGACATATATCCCAGCACGTATTGCGGACGGTTTGTTTCCGTTATAACTGGACTCATGGGCGTTGGAACAACGGCCTTGCTTGTTGCAGTCCTAGCGCAAAAGCTTGAACAAACACGACCAGAAAAGTATGTGCATAACTTTGTGTCACGTGTTCAGCTGGATAAAGTCAGAAAGAACGCTGCCTCTGACGTCATAAAATACGCTCTTACGCTGTGGCGAATGAAGCGGCGTGGGATTGGAACGGGCATGAAGCGCAATCGTGTGTATGGAAAACTTTTACAATCCATTTATATAATGAGAGAGGCCAAAAATGAGAAACAGTCAATCGGAGAAAGTTCGGTTGGAGTTGTTGAAATCGCTAAATCtgtaaatgatgtttttgaaatcGTTGAACAAATGCAAGGCGAACAGACGACATTTCAGTCTAAAGTGATAGATATGGAAGAAAAGATACGTAAAATGGACGAAAAACTGGATTTGTTGATATCGATGAACAAATGA
- the LOC128243890 gene encoding small conductance calcium-activated potassium channel protein 2-like isoform X2, with translation MATSIADGLREAMNLRSGRDSSRKGRTSGDSQADAEWHKMSGSTVIEDPGIPLVNKINGKYNRYMETDDSISSPDSNAPEAGNMSATFGVSNRFDNIGYKLARRKQLINRRRMIVNVEFAMAMLGIMLMLLETEFFIRGVFTKSDAGSIILKTGISISTFALLVAIMFYHITGIQIQMTDNSWEDWRLAMNFPMTYLKILTELVVCLIHPIPGNTTVPAYGVDGQYRMVSLDAIFSILMLGRLYIVGKFTVVHHRLLTDTSTQSLGALNKVKINTAFVFKALMSTIPGTMLISLMLAILFIDSWALRTCEIYYHPGSPESSYLNSMWLTTITFLTIGYGDIYPSTYCGRFVSVITGLMGVGTTALLVAVLAQKLEQTRPEKYVHNFVSRVQLDKVRKNAASDVIKYALTLWRMKRRGIGTGMKRNRVYGKLLQSIYIMREAKNEKQSIGESSVGVVEIAKSVNDVFEIVEQMQGEQTTFQSKVIDMEEKIRKMDEKLDLLISMNK, from the coding sequence CACAAGATGAGCGGCAGCACAGTTATTGAGGATCCGGGGATCCCATTGGTTAACAAGATCAACGGGAAGTACAACCGTTACATGGAAACGGATGATAGCATCTCGTCTCCCGACAGCAATGCGCCGGAAGCTGGCAATATGTCCGCGACCTTTGGGGTCAGCAACCGCTTTGACAACATCGGCTACAAACTTGCACGTCGTAAGCAGCTGATCAACCGTCGCCGTATGATCGTTAACGTCGAGTTTGCAATGGCCATGCTTGGGATCATGTTAATGTTACTGGAGACTGAGTTCTTTATACGAGGAGTGTTCACAAAGTCCGATGCAGGttctatcattttaaaaacaggaATATCAATTTCTACTTTCGCTCTTCTCGTTGCCATAATGTTCTACCATATCACGGGAATTCAAATACAAATGACAGACAACAGTTGGGAAGATTGGCGACTGGCAATGAATTTTCCAATGACGTATCTTAAAATTCTTACAGAGCTCGTCGTATGCTTGATTCATCCAATTCCAGGCAATACCACAGTACCGGCTTATGGCGTAGATGGTCAATATCGCATGGTGTCCCTCGATGCTATATTCTCAATCCTTATGTTAGGTCGTTTATACATTGTTGGCAAATTCACCGTCGTCCATCACCGTTTATTGACTGACACGTCTACGCAAAGTCTTGGAGcactgaataaagtaaaaatcaaCACGGCGTTCGTGTTCAAAGCGCTTATGTCAACCATTCCAGGAACCATGCTTATTTCTCTGATGTTGGCAATTTTGTTCATAGACAGTTGGGCGTTACGTACTTGCGAAATCTATTACCATCCCGGGTCCCCCGAGAGTAGCTATTTAAACTCAATGTGGCTCACTACTATAACATTCCTTACCATTGGCTATGGAGACATATATCCCAGCACGTATTGCGGACGGTTTGTTTCCGTTATAACTGGACTCATGGGCGTTGGAACAACGGCCTTGCTTGTTGCAGTCCTAGCGCAAAAGCTTGAACAAACACGACCAGAAAAGTATGTGCATAACTTTGTGTCACGTGTTCAGCTGGATAAAGTCAGAAAGAACGCTGCCTCTGACGTCATAAAATACGCTCTTACGCTGTGGCGAATGAAGCGGCGTGGGATTGGAACGGGCATGAAGCGCAATCGTGTGTATGGAAAACTTTTACAATCCATTTATATAATGAGAGAGGCCAAAAATGAGAAACAGTCAATCGGAGAAAGTTCGGTTGGAGTTGTTGAAATCGCTAAATCtgtaaatgatgtttttgaaatcGTTGAACAAATGCAAGGCGAACAGACGACATTTCAGTCTAAAGTGATAGATATGGAAGAAAAGATACGTAAAATGGACGAAAAACTGGATTTGTTGATATCGATGAACAAATGA
- the LOC128243890 gene encoding small conductance calcium-activated potassium channel protein 2-like isoform X6, translated as MNKHKMSGSTVIEDPGIPLVNKINGKYNRYMETDDSISSPDSNAPEAGNMSATFGVSNRFDNIGYKLARRKQLINRRRMIVNVEFAMAMLGIMLMLLETEFFIRGVFTKSDAGSIILKTGISISTFALLVAIMFYHITGIQIQMTDNSWEDWRLAMNFPMTYLKILTELVVCLIHPIPGNTTVPAYGVDGQYRMVSLDAIFSILMLGRLYIVGKFTVVHHRLLTDTSTQSLGALNKVKINTAFVFKALMSTIPGTMLISLMLAILFIDSWALRTCEIYYHPGSPESSYLNSMWLTTITFLTIGYGDIYPSTYCGRFVSVITGLMGVGTTALLVAVLAQKLEQTRPEKYVHNFVSRVQLDKVRKNAASDVIKYALTLWRMKRRGIGTGMKRNRVYGKLLQSIYIMREAKNEKQSIGESSVGVVEIAKSVNDVFEIVEQMQGEQTTFQSKVIDMEEKIRKMDEKLDLLISMNK; from the coding sequence CACAAGATGAGCGGCAGCACAGTTATTGAGGATCCGGGGATCCCATTGGTTAACAAGATCAACGGGAAGTACAACCGTTACATGGAAACGGATGATAGCATCTCGTCTCCCGACAGCAATGCGCCGGAAGCTGGCAATATGTCCGCGACCTTTGGGGTCAGCAACCGCTTTGACAACATCGGCTACAAACTTGCACGTCGTAAGCAGCTGATCAACCGTCGCCGTATGATCGTTAACGTCGAGTTTGCAATGGCCATGCTTGGGATCATGTTAATGTTACTGGAGACTGAGTTCTTTATACGAGGAGTGTTCACAAAGTCCGATGCAGGttctatcattttaaaaacaggaATATCAATTTCTACTTTCGCTCTTCTCGTTGCCATAATGTTCTACCATATCACGGGAATTCAAATACAAATGACAGACAACAGTTGGGAAGATTGGCGACTGGCAATGAATTTTCCAATGACGTATCTTAAAATTCTTACAGAGCTCGTCGTATGCTTGATTCATCCAATTCCAGGCAATACCACAGTACCGGCTTATGGCGTAGATGGTCAATATCGCATGGTGTCCCTCGATGCTATATTCTCAATCCTTATGTTAGGTCGTTTATACATTGTTGGCAAATTCACCGTCGTCCATCACCGTTTATTGACTGACACGTCTACGCAAAGTCTTGGAGcactgaataaagtaaaaatcaaCACGGCGTTCGTGTTCAAAGCGCTTATGTCAACCATTCCAGGAACCATGCTTATTTCTCTGATGTTGGCAATTTTGTTCATAGACAGTTGGGCGTTACGTACTTGCGAAATCTATTACCATCCCGGGTCCCCCGAGAGTAGCTATTTAAACTCAATGTGGCTCACTACTATAACATTCCTTACCATTGGCTATGGAGACATATATCCCAGCACGTATTGCGGACGGTTTGTTTCCGTTATAACTGGACTCATGGGCGTTGGAACAACGGCCTTGCTTGTTGCAGTCCTAGCGCAAAAGCTTGAACAAACACGACCAGAAAAGTATGTGCATAACTTTGTGTCACGTGTTCAGCTGGATAAAGTCAGAAAGAACGCTGCCTCTGACGTCATAAAATACGCTCTTACGCTGTGGCGAATGAAGCGGCGTGGGATTGGAACGGGCATGAAGCGCAATCGTGTGTATGGAAAACTTTTACAATCCATTTATATAATGAGAGAGGCCAAAAATGAGAAACAGTCAATCGGAGAAAGTTCGGTTGGAGTTGTTGAAATCGCTAAATCtgtaaatgatgtttttgaaatcGTTGAACAAATGCAAGGCGAACAGACGACATTTCAGTCTAAAGTGATAGATATGGAAGAAAAGATACGTAAAATGGACGAAAAACTGGATTTGTTGATATCGATGAACAAATGA
- the LOC128243890 gene encoding small conductance calcium-activated potassium channel protein 2-like isoform X3, whose protein sequence is MDKFMDRRLRVRQIAINFLHKMSGSTVIEDPGIPLVNKINGKYNRYMETDDSISSPDSNAPEAGNMSATFGVSNRFDNIGYKLARRKQLINRRRMIVNVEFAMAMLGIMLMLLETEFFIRGVFTKSDAGSIILKTGISISTFALLVAIMFYHITGIQIQMTDNSWEDWRLAMNFPMTYLKILTELVVCLIHPIPGNTTVPAYGVDGQYRMVSLDAIFSILMLGRLYIVGKFTVVHHRLLTDTSTQSLGALNKVKINTAFVFKALMSTIPGTMLISLMLAILFIDSWALRTCEIYYHPGSPESSYLNSMWLTTITFLTIGYGDIYPSTYCGRFVSVITGLMGVGTTALLVAVLAQKLEQTRPEKYVHNFVSRVQLDKVRKNAASDVIKYALTLWRMKRRGIGTGMKRNRVYGKLLQSIYIMREAKNEKQSIGESSVGVVEIAKSVNDVFEIVEQMQGEQTTFQSKVIDMEEKIRKMDEKLDLLISMNK, encoded by the coding sequence CACAAGATGAGCGGCAGCACAGTTATTGAGGATCCGGGGATCCCATTGGTTAACAAGATCAACGGGAAGTACAACCGTTACATGGAAACGGATGATAGCATCTCGTCTCCCGACAGCAATGCGCCGGAAGCTGGCAATATGTCCGCGACCTTTGGGGTCAGCAACCGCTTTGACAACATCGGCTACAAACTTGCACGTCGTAAGCAGCTGATCAACCGTCGCCGTATGATCGTTAACGTCGAGTTTGCAATGGCCATGCTTGGGATCATGTTAATGTTACTGGAGACTGAGTTCTTTATACGAGGAGTGTTCACAAAGTCCGATGCAGGttctatcattttaaaaacaggaATATCAATTTCTACTTTCGCTCTTCTCGTTGCCATAATGTTCTACCATATCACGGGAATTCAAATACAAATGACAGACAACAGTTGGGAAGATTGGCGACTGGCAATGAATTTTCCAATGACGTATCTTAAAATTCTTACAGAGCTCGTCGTATGCTTGATTCATCCAATTCCAGGCAATACCACAGTACCGGCTTATGGCGTAGATGGTCAATATCGCATGGTGTCCCTCGATGCTATATTCTCAATCCTTATGTTAGGTCGTTTATACATTGTTGGCAAATTCACCGTCGTCCATCACCGTTTATTGACTGACACGTCTACGCAAAGTCTTGGAGcactgaataaagtaaaaatcaaCACGGCGTTCGTGTTCAAAGCGCTTATGTCAACCATTCCAGGAACCATGCTTATTTCTCTGATGTTGGCAATTTTGTTCATAGACAGTTGGGCGTTACGTACTTGCGAAATCTATTACCATCCCGGGTCCCCCGAGAGTAGCTATTTAAACTCAATGTGGCTCACTACTATAACATTCCTTACCATTGGCTATGGAGACATATATCCCAGCACGTATTGCGGACGGTTTGTTTCCGTTATAACTGGACTCATGGGCGTTGGAACAACGGCCTTGCTTGTTGCAGTCCTAGCGCAAAAGCTTGAACAAACACGACCAGAAAAGTATGTGCATAACTTTGTGTCACGTGTTCAGCTGGATAAAGTCAGAAAGAACGCTGCCTCTGACGTCATAAAATACGCTCTTACGCTGTGGCGAATGAAGCGGCGTGGGATTGGAACGGGCATGAAGCGCAATCGTGTGTATGGAAAACTTTTACAATCCATTTATATAATGAGAGAGGCCAAAAATGAGAAACAGTCAATCGGAGAAAGTTCGGTTGGAGTTGTTGAAATCGCTAAATCtgtaaatgatgtttttgaaatcGTTGAACAAATGCAAGGCGAACAGACGACATTTCAGTCTAAAGTGATAGATATGGAAGAAAAGATACGTAAAATGGACGAAAAACTGGATTTGTTGATATCGATGAACAAATGA
- the LOC128243890 gene encoding small conductance calcium-activated potassium channel protein 2-like isoform X4: protein MDKYMDRRLRIRQFAIDVLHKMSGSTVIEDPGIPLVNKINGKYNRYMETDDSISSPDSNAPEAGNMSATFGVSNRFDNIGYKLARRKQLINRRRMIVNVEFAMAMLGIMLMLLETEFFIRGVFTKSDAGSIILKTGISISTFALLVAIMFYHITGIQIQMTDNSWEDWRLAMNFPMTYLKILTELVVCLIHPIPGNTTVPAYGVDGQYRMVSLDAIFSILMLGRLYIVGKFTVVHHRLLTDTSTQSLGALNKVKINTAFVFKALMSTIPGTMLISLMLAILFIDSWALRTCEIYYHPGSPESSYLNSMWLTTITFLTIGYGDIYPSTYCGRFVSVITGLMGVGTTALLVAVLAQKLEQTRPEKYVHNFVSRVQLDKVRKNAASDVIKYALTLWRMKRRGIGTGMKRNRVYGKLLQSIYIMREAKNEKQSIGESSVGVVEIAKSVNDVFEIVEQMQGEQTTFQSKVIDMEEKIRKMDEKLDLLISMNK from the coding sequence CACAAGATGAGCGGCAGCACAGTTATTGAGGATCCGGGGATCCCATTGGTTAACAAGATCAACGGGAAGTACAACCGTTACATGGAAACGGATGATAGCATCTCGTCTCCCGACAGCAATGCGCCGGAAGCTGGCAATATGTCCGCGACCTTTGGGGTCAGCAACCGCTTTGACAACATCGGCTACAAACTTGCACGTCGTAAGCAGCTGATCAACCGTCGCCGTATGATCGTTAACGTCGAGTTTGCAATGGCCATGCTTGGGATCATGTTAATGTTACTGGAGACTGAGTTCTTTATACGAGGAGTGTTCACAAAGTCCGATGCAGGttctatcattttaaaaacaggaATATCAATTTCTACTTTCGCTCTTCTCGTTGCCATAATGTTCTACCATATCACGGGAATTCAAATACAAATGACAGACAACAGTTGGGAAGATTGGCGACTGGCAATGAATTTTCCAATGACGTATCTTAAAATTCTTACAGAGCTCGTCGTATGCTTGATTCATCCAATTCCAGGCAATACCACAGTACCGGCTTATGGCGTAGATGGTCAATATCGCATGGTGTCCCTCGATGCTATATTCTCAATCCTTATGTTAGGTCGTTTATACATTGTTGGCAAATTCACCGTCGTCCATCACCGTTTATTGACTGACACGTCTACGCAAAGTCTTGGAGcactgaataaagtaaaaatcaaCACGGCGTTCGTGTTCAAAGCGCTTATGTCAACCATTCCAGGAACCATGCTTATTTCTCTGATGTTGGCAATTTTGTTCATAGACAGTTGGGCGTTACGTACTTGCGAAATCTATTACCATCCCGGGTCCCCCGAGAGTAGCTATTTAAACTCAATGTGGCTCACTACTATAACATTCCTTACCATTGGCTATGGAGACATATATCCCAGCACGTATTGCGGACGGTTTGTTTCCGTTATAACTGGACTCATGGGCGTTGGAACAACGGCCTTGCTTGTTGCAGTCCTAGCGCAAAAGCTTGAACAAACACGACCAGAAAAGTATGTGCATAACTTTGTGTCACGTGTTCAGCTGGATAAAGTCAGAAAGAACGCTGCCTCTGACGTCATAAAATACGCTCTTACGCTGTGGCGAATGAAGCGGCGTGGGATTGGAACGGGCATGAAGCGCAATCGTGTGTATGGAAAACTTTTACAATCCATTTATATAATGAGAGAGGCCAAAAATGAGAAACAGTCAATCGGAGAAAGTTCGGTTGGAGTTGTTGAAATCGCTAAATCtgtaaatgatgtttttgaaatcGTTGAACAAATGCAAGGCGAACAGACGACATTTCAGTCTAAAGTGATAGATATGGAAGAAAAGATACGTAAAATGGACGAAAAACTGGATTTGTTGATATCGATGAACAAATGA
- the LOC128243890 gene encoding small conductance calcium-activated potassium channel protein 2-like isoform X1, with product MATSIADGLREAMNLGSGRDSSRRGRTSGESQADAEWHKMSGSTVIEDPGIPLVNKINGKYNRYMETDDSISSPDSNAPEAGNMSATFGVSNRFDNIGYKLARRKQLINRRRMIVNVEFAMAMLGIMLMLLETEFFIRGVFTKSDAGSIILKTGISISTFALLVAIMFYHITGIQIQMTDNSWEDWRLAMNFPMTYLKILTELVVCLIHPIPGNTTVPAYGVDGQYRMVSLDAIFSILMLGRLYIVGKFTVVHHRLLTDTSTQSLGALNKVKINTAFVFKALMSTIPGTMLISLMLAILFIDSWALRTCEIYYHPGSPESSYLNSMWLTTITFLTIGYGDIYPSTYCGRFVSVITGLMGVGTTALLVAVLAQKLEQTRPEKYVHNFVSRVQLDKVRKNAASDVIKYALTLWRMKRRGIGTGMKRNRVYGKLLQSIYIMREAKNEKQSIGESSVGVVEIAKSVNDVFEIVEQMQGEQTTFQSKVIDMEEKIRKMDEKLDLLISMNK from the coding sequence CACAAGATGAGCGGCAGCACAGTTATTGAGGATCCGGGGATCCCATTGGTTAACAAGATCAACGGGAAGTACAACCGTTACATGGAAACGGATGATAGCATCTCGTCTCCCGACAGCAATGCGCCGGAAGCTGGCAATATGTCCGCGACCTTTGGGGTCAGCAACCGCTTTGACAACATCGGCTACAAACTTGCACGTCGTAAGCAGCTGATCAACCGTCGCCGTATGATCGTTAACGTCGAGTTTGCAATGGCCATGCTTGGGATCATGTTAATGTTACTGGAGACTGAGTTCTTTATACGAGGAGTGTTCACAAAGTCCGATGCAGGttctatcattttaaaaacaggaATATCAATTTCTACTTTCGCTCTTCTCGTTGCCATAATGTTCTACCATATCACGGGAATTCAAATACAAATGACAGACAACAGTTGGGAAGATTGGCGACTGGCAATGAATTTTCCAATGACGTATCTTAAAATTCTTACAGAGCTCGTCGTATGCTTGATTCATCCAATTCCAGGCAATACCACAGTACCGGCTTATGGCGTAGATGGTCAATATCGCATGGTGTCCCTCGATGCTATATTCTCAATCCTTATGTTAGGTCGTTTATACATTGTTGGCAAATTCACCGTCGTCCATCACCGTTTATTGACTGACACGTCTACGCAAAGTCTTGGAGcactgaataaagtaaaaatcaaCACGGCGTTCGTGTTCAAAGCGCTTATGTCAACCATTCCAGGAACCATGCTTATTTCTCTGATGTTGGCAATTTTGTTCATAGACAGTTGGGCGTTACGTACTTGCGAAATCTATTACCATCCCGGGTCCCCCGAGAGTAGCTATTTAAACTCAATGTGGCTCACTACTATAACATTCCTTACCATTGGCTATGGAGACATATATCCCAGCACGTATTGCGGACGGTTTGTTTCCGTTATAACTGGACTCATGGGCGTTGGAACAACGGCCTTGCTTGTTGCAGTCCTAGCGCAAAAGCTTGAACAAACACGACCAGAAAAGTATGTGCATAACTTTGTGTCACGTGTTCAGCTGGATAAAGTCAGAAAGAACGCTGCCTCTGACGTCATAAAATACGCTCTTACGCTGTGGCGAATGAAGCGGCGTGGGATTGGAACGGGCATGAAGCGCAATCGTGTGTATGGAAAACTTTTACAATCCATTTATATAATGAGAGAGGCCAAAAATGAGAAACAGTCAATCGGAGAAAGTTCGGTTGGAGTTGTTGAAATCGCTAAATCtgtaaatgatgtttttgaaatcGTTGAACAAATGCAAGGCGAACAGACGACATTTCAGTCTAAAGTGATAGATATGGAAGAAAAGATACGTAAAATGGACGAAAAACTGGATTTGTTGATATCGATGAACAAATGA